In Deltaproteobacteria bacterium, the following proteins share a genomic window:
- a CDS encoding pyruvate synthase subunit beta — protein sequence MIPEFEKFKRFKAKNLPKEELLAPGHRACQGCGEVLALRMAMKALGPNVIVCMATGCMEIITTPYPQTAWKVPWIHIAFENPASVASGIESALKVLRRKGKVPKRHIDIVAIGGDGATSDIGLGWISGAFERGHDFTYICLDNEAYMNTGVQRSSCTPYGAMTTTSPPGEKSFGQVTWKKNVPGIAVAHNIPYVATASPAYFLDLMNKVKKAALVKGPAYVHIYSPCPTGWGSAPERSIEFARLAVETRVFPLYEVIEGRYIMSRKITKPKPVQEYLKGQRRFRHLDEEHIAHIQQRVNADYEKLVRLSEMT from the coding sequence ATGATACCTGAATTCGAAAAATTCAAACGATTTAAGGCGAAAAATCTCCCCAAGGAAGAGCTGCTTGCACCGGGCCACAGGGCGTGTCAAGGCTGCGGTGAGGTCCTGGCCCTCAGGATGGCAATGAAGGCCCTGGGACCAAATGTTATTGTCTGTATGGCCACGGGCTGTATGGAGATCATTACCACTCCGTATCCGCAGACTGCCTGGAAAGTGCCATGGATCCACATTGCTTTTGAGAACCCGGCATCCGTGGCGTCGGGAATAGAGTCTGCCCTGAAGGTCCTGAGACGCAAGGGCAAGGTCCCTAAAAGACATATAGACATAGTGGCAATTGGAGGGGATGGTGCAACGAGTGATATAGGTCTTGGCTGGATCTCCGGTGCTTTTGAGCGGGGCCACGACTTCACTTATATATGTTTAGATAATGAGGCGTACATGAACACTGGAGTCCAGCGCTCCAGCTGCACACCATACGGGGCCATGACAACCACCAGCCCACCAGGGGAAAAGAGCTTCGGCCAGGTCACCTGGAAAAAGAACGTACCGGGAATAGCAGTGGCCCACAACATCCCCTATGTTGCTACGGCTTCTCCCGCCTATTTCCTGGATCTCATGAACAAGGTAAAAAAGGCGGCCCTGGTCAAAGGACCTGCCTACGTACACATATACTCACCTTGCCCCACTGGCTGGGGGTCGGCGCCTGAGCGTTCCATTGAGTTTGCCAGGCTGGCCGTGGAGACAAGGGTCTTCCCCCTGTATGAAGTTATCGAAGGACGCTATATCATGAGCCGCAAGATAACAAAACCCAAGCCCGTTCAGGAATATCTGAAAGGCCAGCGTCGCTTTCGCCATCTGGATGAAGAACATATCGCCCACATCCAGCAGCGTGTGAATGCCGACTACGAAAAGCTGGTCAGGTTGTCGGAGATGACGTAG
- a CDS encoding pyruvate ferredoxin oxidoreductase encodes MADTDAIVGWKTITFGCHVMEPGSSARFRTGDWRSQRPVIDREKCIKCGMCWIYCPDMAYTQTEDGFFEVNMEYCKGCGICAHECPKDAITIVPEEG; translated from the coding sequence ATGGCCGATACCGATGCCATTGTAGGCTGGAAGACAATAACCTTTGGGTGTCACGTGATGGAGCCGGGCAGTTCGGCCAGATTCAGGACGGGCGACTGGCGGTCTCAAAGGCCGGTCATTGACAGAGAAAAGTGCATCAAGTGTGGTATGTGCTGGATATACTGTCCTGATATGGCCTACACTCAAACTGAAGACGGCTTCTTTGAGGTAAACATGGAGTACTGTAAAGGCTGCGGCATCTGCGCCCACGAGTGCCCCAAAGATGCCATAACAATAGTCCCGGAGGAGGGATGA
- the porA gene encoding pyruvate ferredoxin oxidoreductase, with the protein MAKRVGIEVSIALAEAVKLANVDVIPAYPITPQTHIVEHLSEVVANGEIDAEFVPVESEHAAMSCCCGSSAAGARTFTSTSSQGLLLMSEILFIPGPMRFPIVMAVVNRALSAPISIWNDHQDIMSQRDIGWIQTFAENGQEAFDLTLHAFRVAEDRRVSLPVIVNIDGFTLSHVVEAVELLSQEEVDQYLPPFKPRYRLDPRRPITMGPVGIPEVYSEAKVAHNEALKASRRVILQGWKEFADLFGRQYNPIETYRSEDAEVLLVTMGSISETAMTAVDTMRDKGQKAGLARIRLWRPFPGPEFRKAAGKAKILAVVDRCLPPGAICGPVGAELRSLFYKVPGAPKIFNFIAGLGGRDVTVERFEEMVDKSMVFARKRPKELYEVIGVREK; encoded by the coding sequence ATGGCCAAACGCGTGGGAATTGAAGTATCAATTGCATTAGCTGAGGCGGTAAAGCTGGCGAATGTAGATGTGATCCCTGCCTATCCCATTACCCCTCAGACCCATATTGTGGAACACCTTTCGGAAGTAGTAGCAAATGGTGAAATAGATGCTGAATTCGTCCCGGTAGAATCTGAGCATGCAGCAATGAGCTGTTGCTGCGGTTCTTCAGCAGCCGGGGCCAGGACCTTTACCTCAACCAGCTCCCAGGGTCTCTTGTTGATGAGCGAGATCCTCTTCATACCCGGTCCGATGAGGTTTCCAATAGTGATGGCTGTAGTGAACCGTGCATTGTCTGCACCCATAAGTATCTGGAACGACCACCAGGATATAATGAGCCAGAGGGACATCGGCTGGATACAGACCTTTGCGGAAAACGGCCAGGAGGCCTTTGACCTGACTCTTCATGCCTTCAGGGTGGCTGAAGACAGGCGCGTGTCCCTGCCGGTGATTGTAAACATTGACGGCTTCACCTTGAGTCACGTTGTCGAGGCTGTAGAGCTCTTGAGCCAAGAGGAGGTGGATCAGTATCTTCCGCCCTTCAAGCCCCGTTACCGCCTGGATCCCAGAAGGCCCATCACCATGGGTCCTGTAGGTATTCCTGAGGTATATTCAGAGGCAAAGGTCGCGCACAACGAGGCCCTCAAGGCATCCAGGAGGGTGATACTCCAGGGCTGGAAGGAATTCGCCGACCTTTTCGGGCGTCAGTATAATCCGATCGAGACTTACCGCTCTGAAGATGCCGAGGTTTTGCTGGTCACAATGGGCAGCATTTCAGAGACGGCCATGACCGCGGTAGATACCATGCGGGATAAAGGGCAAAAGGCAGGGCTGGCAAGAATCCGTCTGTGGCGTCCGTTCCCAGGGCCGGAATTCCGGAAGGCTGCCGGAAAGGCAAAAATTCTGGCAGTAGTGGACCGCTGCCTGCCCCCAGGCGCAATCTGCGGCCCGGTGGGCGCTGAGCTCAGGTCTCTTTTCTACAAGGTACCCGGGGCCCCCAAGATTTTCAATTTCATTGCCGGGCTTGGCGGACGGGATGTAACAGTTGAGCGGTTCGAGGAAATGGTAGACAAGTCCATGGTATTTGCCAGGAAACGTCCAAAAGAACTGTATGAAGTGATCGGAGTGCGTGAAAAATGA